agtttttgcagcagtTTTAATCTCTCCCAGGAATGTTAACGTGTAAAGCTCCTTTACCTTCCCACCTGATTTCCCTCTTCATTTCTGAGGCAATCCAGAGCTCCCTGACATCTTAATAGTTGTCAGAAGATTCTCCAGGAGCCATTCCTTAATTAAATGGAAACAAGCAAGGCTGTGACGAACAAGAGAAATACAGGGCCAGGTCAGAACCAGGTATACAAAAATCAATCTCTCAAGTTGCATGCTGTATTTCTGACTCAAATGGATCTGAAACTTCACTCAGTTAATGCCACGGATATGGAGAAATGGCActtctaaaattatttcagtgtgtaTTTTAATGTTTACCTCATGCTTGCCTGAAATCCAACCTCAGATGGATCAGACAGTGAGCTCTTTAACAAACGAGGTCCAAAAGCCAGCAGGTTAGCATCAAGCAGCTAGAGGCTTAGCAACAGAATTCTTACATAGCTCTTCTCACCAAAAGAGACTGACGCACTCGACTCAAAGAGTATATTTTATTCTCAAAGAGTATATTTTATTGTGGCCACTTCGCACCTGAGGAAGTTGGTCATGGCATGTAGCCTGAAACATCATCTCCCCATCCCGAACCCtatcttcttcattttctcaTCTCTTTAATGAACGCTTCAGGATTTTGGTTCAATTCCTatttaggaaagaaataatttttcaagcgTGGACTCCAGCTACCACTGTTCCTTTTTTAGCCATTGTACTTCCTGCAGAAGAACAGAAGCCAAGATTCTCAAAGTACTGAAGCATTAGACCTGCTTGACTTGACGTCTACATCCAAAATTTCTATCAATAATGCACAGACTCACATGTAGTCTGCCACATAGTAACGTACAGAAAACAACAGGAAGGAAAGTTAGAATTGCCTAAGCATGTGTAAAGATTTGTCACAGCCTGCAGGTTTACAGGTACCTATCCAATGACTTTACTGTGTACTTACATGTGCTGAAGGCAAGCACTCCACGCCCACAAAATGGAGACAGATTAAACAATGAATAAAAGGTTTGGAAATTCCCTACAGATTTAGAGTCTGTATTCTAAGCAGTAACGTGGAAGTCCAGAACTTCATAATGACTTGCAGCAAATACTGGGCTGAGATGTTCTACAAGGTGGCCACGTACATTATACTTAGTTCAGGGGCCAGGGTGACAGAATAGCTGTCCCTTTGGAAAAGGACTTGGCTCATGTTATAGAACCCTTTTCTTCACTATCATCTGATCCTGAATGTATGGTCTATATCTACTACTCACTTCGTATATGCCATTAAGAATTATTCACAATAAGTGACATACAGGAAGGTTTGCTGTCATTTAGCGAGGCCGGTGGTATCAATGAGAGCAGAGGCTAACTCACAAATAAGACCAAGACAGTGGAAGTAAGTGAAAGAAAATTCAGGTGTAACACTGGAGAATATATTTCAATAGTAAGATCAGATTAATTTAAGTCTATCATGGGAAGCAGCGGGTCATTTTATACATAACTAATGCAGAACTGAGATATCTTGGTGCACGACAAACGTATTGCAGTAAATTCAGATGATGCATAGTAACTGAGAGACCTTCTTTACTGAGAAACCTCTTCAGCCTTATCTTATTACCCACTGAAATGTATTTATACAATCATTTTCTCAGCTCTGGACAAATTAACAGGACTAACAAGAACAAATTCCAGTGATGTTCACAAATAAGTTGGCCCTTTTGAATTATATTTAGGAACCGAGTGCtctgtacattttattttaaaaccaaagtgAGGTTGTGGTGTTCCAAAACTGTGAATACAGAACTTTAAAAGAACCATACACTCTATATTTTTTATTCCTAACCAAGAATAAAGATTCTTTTACAAAAGAATTTCAGTCTTCCACCTCTACAACTTTTTACAATATGTGAATGTTACCAACAAGCTCTCACAGTGGGAAGGACTTCCTGCAGCAACATTCACTCAGATACACTCAGACAATTTAGGCTAAGTACGGAGTAGCTTTTAATTCAGCATAAATTACAGAAATGATGAATGCCacataagaagaaaacaaaagccttttcAGATAATGTAAAAGGAGCTTGGCCATAAACTAGAAAGTTATCGTCATTTTTGCAAAGCCAGAACATAAAACAACCAAAAGCAAGGTATGACTGAAAATTTTGCTGTGGTCTCTAGGGCATGAATTCAATAAATTTTACACAAATTTACAGGCGAGACATTCTACTGTAAAGTCTCATTTGCTTACCAATGACAAGGCATAAGTtaacaaaaaaatccatgcatCTGTGGCCCTAGAAGACTTATGGTTCTATAAGATGAGACTCTCCATGAGTTGCAAGGACAATCAGAGAAAAAATTAACTTTCCAAGACTAATGTAAGGATTagacaaactaacaaaaaatacGTACTCAGATTAAAGTTCTCCTGGCTTTAGACAGGAAGCAATACCTTAGGCAGGTGATCAGAATGATAGATTCTTTGGGCTGAGAAGAATCAAAACATGCTGCATTATAAGAGCTAATCTTCCCAATGTACTCATTACATACAAGAATCAGCAACCCCTTAGTGTTTCAAGATTCAGTTATACAGGCTTATATTATACAGCATGTATGACAGAACTAGATctggtaaaatattttacttattaaTAAAAGAACCCACTGTTAACTGGTCTGCCATGTCAAATGTATCTATTATACCCAGTCATGGTCTCTAGCCTCTATATAATCAACCCTCAGTGCCCAGAAGCAGACAACCTAAAAAAAGTAGTCCACCTACTGAAGAGCTCAGAGACAAGTGACCATTTATTCTTCTGTTCTTCACACACTGGTACTGAGGTCATTAGAATGCAATAACTGTGACACCCTGCAATCTTGCCCACATTTAGATAACTAGCACATTTCATCAGTAGTCACTGACCTTCCCTCACAACCTCTGTCCTTCATTTGTACTAAACAGTTCCTTCATACATAATCTTACTAGGCAAAAAAGAATTCTCCACAGCtaaagtttttttccccctcagtaaaaacagaaaaagctctATTAATAGACAAAACTTTGACTAATTTTTTTTGAACAATAAAGAAACAACTTAACTTTGAGCTAGATTACAAAGATGGCATCAGTTTCCTATCTCAACCTTACCGCAGTCAGTAGTGCATCCTACTctatttctactttattttttaacagttgaACCTACCTCTACCATGAAACAAAACACGATTCTAGAAATTATCACCCTTAGGATTTGGTGTATGTTTAAGACCTACATTCTAAACTCTGGAGCCCAAGGTATTTGAAGCATACACAGCACTAGCAGTTTGGCCATCCTTATTATTTGCAAGGAAAGAACCGAAAATTCCTTCTCCACACCCAAAAACaatgaccaaaaaaaccaaaccaaacaacacatACCCTTTTCAAAGGGTCATGTGTGTCCTTCCTTCCAAATTAAGACTTACCAACTGTTCAGTCACAGAATCAGCCAGGTTATGTTATCTAGTATTTTATTCAAATATCTAAAGTTTATTTACATTCAACTTCTCTTAACCAAGTCAGTTTTAATTTTAGCTTAGCGTACCTGTGAAAGCTTAAGGCTCAGGTTATCATTTCAGAATGAATGCACTAGTCTCTTGTGTTGAAGAAAGCAGTTGTCCAGTTAGAAAAGTCTAAACTTAAATCACAAATGTGATTTGCTTCATCTCTACAAGCTCAGAGAATCTAAAAACTCAGGACTAACAGAATTCCAAGGTTCCCAAACATTTTCATAAACAAGAGAAAGcattaccaaaataaaacaagcattAGACATCATGTTCTTtccattctctctctcccttaaaaaaagacaatagCAAAAGTAGTAGCAAACTGCTGCAATCATAAAACTACATATATTCCTGCGGTAGCATATTACAAAATTTGTTGCTAAGTTCTAAGAGTGAGCAGAAGTGTTAAAAGTACACCAAAATGATTCCTGAAAGAGAAAGtaccaaattaaaataaaacaaaaccaaacaccccccccacacGCACCTTTGTCTCTTCTCTCCGGACAGTGCAGACAAGCTGTCCCAGCGTCTTTGCACGGTGCATCGGAACCTCCATAAGCGTGACAAAAAAAACCGGGGCGGGAACTGCAAAGTCTGAGCGCGAAGGCTCCGCCCCTGCATTTTACATGTTAAGGGTTCTCAGCTCACTGGTCACAAAGCAGCTCTTACAGTCCTTATTCAAACAGTTCAGCTCCAGGGTAACAAGTTCAAAGTGGGAGGAGGCAAAAGGAACCAGAGGGTGGTAACAATCCTGAACAGCCATTTCGTTCCTTTTCCATGTGCAGAACCTGTTCTTCAGGTTGGAAACTGAAACATCTGCCTGTTGCCGCGTTTGAAAGCTGCACTCCAAACCTCTTCTATACTAACAGGTCTGCAGAGGTAAAACCATATTTAATAATGCACAGACAAGCAACATGTGGGAGGAAAAGTTAATCATTGCTGTGCACCAAGTTTGTTTTACATTTTGGACTTCCTTACGTTAACGTTAGTGAAACAACTCACTCCCTTATCAGGTCTGTTATAAGGAAAAGTAGAGAAGCATGCAATGGAAATAAAGTCTGCACAGATGCACCTTGCCAAAGGTtaagcaaaacacagcagctaaattttaaaagatatggCAGTTTTCTGCAGTCGCCAATATAAATCAGAATACCAGTGAGAGGTGAGCCCCAGCTACACTAACACACAGAAACACCgcacagcactggaacaggagcCATCTCATGTCACATTCGTATGACTATTGAGAAAGGATTACTTACAAATGTGTTTTCATAGAACAACCTTGCTCTTTCAAAATCATTATTCTTCAAAAAGGAAGTATGCAAAATCATATGGAAGTgagaaaatggaaggaaggagaagtaAGGTGTAACTCCCTTGAATACACCACACATTTGCCAGTTCATGAGGAATTGGCCAGTGCTCCTCACTTCCACATATCAGTGGACATCATCATCTTCAGTGTATATTTGTAAAGAACTACCAATACACTACCAACGCATTTCAGCCTCACAtctaatgtaaaataaaaaatctaaaataaaaactaagaCAACTGGTTTCCTGAAACCTTGTTAGAGGAAGGGAAACTACCTGAAATACACAGAATGAACACAAATTTGAGTTTAGACTGACACCTGCAGCACAACACTGGCCCTCAACAGGCAGTGGTTTTTATTGCCGTGCAAAGTCTAGTTTCAGGAGAAGAAATTTCATCACATGACATATGGCAGCATAACTACCAAGGTactaataagaagaaaaaagtgagagaaagaacaaaaaaggtaaaagtgGAAGGCAgaccaaagaaaaatatctctttcaCTAGCCAAGTATCCTGAAATTCACCAAGAGTGTGCTAGATTGaatgtttaatattaaattatttcactttGTTACTTCTCAGCTAACAGTCCTACcccatgcttttaatttttttaatttgcctgttttgcatttttccctgAATATTCACACTTCTTAACTGTTACTTGTCTACAAAGAGCAAAGTCATAGACTACAGAACATTCCCTTAATAAAgaactaatagaaaaaaaaagtctgtccacTATAGAACTATTTATAATTGCAACTTCTTATCAGCAGCAAGGGTTTGTCCTGCAAGAACAGCGAACTGTCCAAAAGCACATATGAGTAGCTGTAACATGGATACAAACGACTTCCTTTTTCCTGAGAGCATTCAGGAGCTTgtcaggtttaaaaataaatatatttaggtACTTCTTTTTTCTCATAAACAACATATTGACATACACACTCGAAAACTCCAGAGCACTTAAAAATATAGCCCAATGCTGCACCAGGAGACACAACACTGAACTAGGAGTATTTCCAATTCATTAGTTTCTAGATATCATATCACCTCTTTGTTTCTCAATTTATCCCATCTTCTAAGAAGAGATAATGACATTGATTTATTATGTATtttagtgacaaaaaaaaaagaactatagAAATATCATTACTGTTATACACACATGCCAATACAACTTCTCATGTGAAACACAGCAGCTACCTAAACAATTCACAATGCTGGAAATCAAGAAATGAAGAATGTGTTTCATTACTACAATAATCAGTTACAACGCGAGAGGTGGAAAGAGAGTTCTATCCCTCTCTTACTTACAACTTTCAGTGCAAGCAAGCAGCTAACTGAAACAGAGGTCAGTTCTCCTCAATGGTATATAAATGAAAGTTGTCTACCCAAAATGGAGAGGTTATTTGGCATGATGTCATCTCCtcagttcaaaacaaaaaaaatatttttgaattattttctagATTTGGACAACTCTcctattttttaaagaagaacaTACATTTATTGCCATACTCAACAGAACACCCACCCTTCAAAATATCACAAACCAAGAATATAACAAATAGAATATAACAAAATAACAAACTTCTAAGGAATGAAAGTCTGACCTTCAGAAGCCTAAACTCATCTTCAGCTTTATAAAGGGTTTCCAGTCTAATAATTAAGTGTTCATTAGCCAGCATTTCAGCTTTGCTAAAAACGTCTCTTGAGCTCTTCTTTGGTTTCTTCAcctataaaacaagaaaacagtctTTACCCACTTTGATAAAACGGCAACAAACATTTATCCTGCACACTTAGCAAAACATGTATCTCATACAGAGCACAAATGAGAAATTATACCTACCACTCTAATCAACTTCCCCAACAGTTGCTCACAACCCAGCACACATCACCCTGAGCTAAGTTAGTAGCTCTAAcaaaatatcaccatttgctcTTAACGCCCCCTAGATTTCTCAGGTGCAACTGATTTAAGAGAAATTAACCTCTTGATTGCTGAAGGAAATCATAGGATACAAGACAAAGTAAAAGCTACCTATCACAGTCAGTAGAAAGATTAAACTGGGCTTAGGATGCGCTTGTTGCACTGCCTTTGCAATGTTGAAATAGCAAGCAGCACTTTTGTGGTGAGAAAGTTACCAAGTCCTCTAATTTTAACCACGCTCTTTCCATGGTTGGTATTTTTCTGAACAATTGAGATGTTGGACGCATAAGATAGCATGGAAATCATAGCtgtcattttaaacaaaaatcaaaacatatgGGAGTACGCGGTGAATTTGAATTCTGAATGAAATGATCCAAAGATTGGTCAATTggtttcattttcatatttttaataaatgcaataGTTTAGGGTAGCAGCTTCAGGTTTCTTAACTTGGGACATATCAGGTCATCATGATACATCAAGATTTAAGTGCATACTAGATGTAAAAATTTTACATTCAATATCCCATTTCTCATGGGATATTTTCTTATACGGGTGCTCCCCCtactgttttaataaataaaacgTTCAAATGTTTTTCGTTGATTGCACTGATTTTACAGCTACAGATTGTACAATCTGCAATTTCATTTATGCTATACACCTTTCCATACAGTAGCAAATAAAAATCTGAGTTGCACCTGGGGCAAGGAGGGAGGGGTAGGAATGCATTACTTAACCCTAAGATTCACCGCAGCTTTACTTACAATTTACAACTTACTTTTGGTACAGTTAAATTAGAACTTTGATGTCGCAGGTTGTGTTGCTAATAACAGACTACTGAAAACTTTAATAAAAACTACAAAGATCGAGTTTACTTGTATTTATGTTTGTAGGTAACCTTTCTGCTTCTCagcactgagaggaaaaaaaaaaccaagtcaaGCTCCAACTCTCTCACATTACTTTCAAGTGAGTTACTACAATATTAGTCCATAAAATCCTCTGGAAAACATCTATCTTAATCCAAGTGGAAGTAGTTTTGCCAAATAAATCAATTACATTGTAGAACTCTAACTTCCCCCTCACTTAAGCATGTTGCAAAACTGATTTTATAACTACATGACATTAAAATCCGTTAAGAaactttttttgacaaaaatgaATGTATCAGGCTTCAAGATGGGTagtaaacattttcagaaagctgttaCCTTTGTTAAAAAGGCCATTGTTTGTAgagaacatggaaaaaaaaattctgtgtttttctaAGCAGTAGTCACACCTGCAACAGCCTCATAGTAGGCAATGGATTCTGGCTGTCTCCATCAAGAGGCCAATAAGCTTTATGCCTAAACAAGCTCAAGTCTTAAATAAAACAGCACCTAGACGCAATTTATCAGACACGCTGCTGACGTAGGCCCTAACGCGTTACCTTCACCGCAGGCGCTAAAGGGGCGGCGGgaagcggccgccgccgcctcacggggcctcccctcagccgcgcGCCCTCCCCGTGGGCGGTGCGCGATGACACCGGCTCCCTACGCCGGCCGCGCGCGCGCGGAGCGGTGCACCGCCCGCGTTCCCTTAGCAGGACCGAGGCTCCGCCGCGCGGGGTCGCGTCTCCCTCCgcccgccatggcggcggcgggaccggcgCGGCTGGTGCGCTGCGGGCAGAAGGACGAGCTGCACCGGAGTGGGCTGCGCAGCGGGGCCGGCGCCGCGCTGCACGGGCTGGCGGGTAAAGCTTCCCTCGGAGGAGGGGTTCCCTCTCCACCCTGAGCCCTACCGAGAGGGTGGGCCGCCGGCATCGGCGttgtggcggggaggggggggacgggactgCGGCGACACCGTCAGTGCTCCGGTAGCAGCGGGTGTGCCCCCCTCCCGGCTTCGTGCCACCGCACGGTTCTCGGGCCGGGGAGGGAGGTGGGCCTATCCCTGGCGGAGGGGGGCCTGATCCAGCGTTGGGGCGTCGGGGAGAAAATCAGAGGCGGGAATTTCATGTCAAGTGACCGCAACCGTCGTCCCGCAGGTGCCAAGAAGTGGCTGGAATGGAGGAAAGAGATCGAACTGCTTTCCGATGTGGCCTACTTCGTCCTTACCACTTTGTCAGGTACTGTGCTGAGAAACTGCCCATTTGgcgtttcatagaatcacagaatggtttgggttggaagggacattaaacctcatccagtgccacccctgccctgggcaggaacacctcgcaccagcccaggttgctccaagccccgtccagcctggccttgaacccctccagggatggggcagccacagctgctctgggcaacctgggccagtgtgaAAAGTGAGCTTTCTGTCCTGGGCAGCAGCTGTTTGATGGCGACCCCCAACCGGAGTGAGGCAGCTTGACAGTGATTTGTTtaatgtgggggttttgtttggttttttgtttgtttttctataaaTGCCTCTTATTAAATATGAAACCACTAAATTGTCAGAAGTTTGAGTTCAAATGCAGCAGTTTATCAACCCAGATACACGttcttttgaaagcaaaagttccttttaaaaaagggaTGCACAACACTATGAAAAAGTATCCCTGCTTTAAGCCTAAAACCATTGCAGATATGGTGCTGCAGATGCTGATGTGAACATAACGCTCACCTCATTCAACACAAAAAATGCAACTATTTCTGAAACTCCAAAAGCTGATGTGTTCTGACCTGAGCAGCCTGTCACCACTGCTCAACCGTACGGAGAATGACAGTGACATTGCTGTTGCCATCTTACCCTGCATGTTTTCTGTTACACGTGTTATTTAGGATACCAGACTCTGGGTGAAGAGTATGTTAACATTGTCCAAGTTGACTCAACCAAGAAAAGGGTACCTTCTTTTCTTCGGCGGGCTGTCTTCATCGCTCTTCATGCTGTGGTACCCTATTGCTTAGAAAAGGGATTGCTGCATCTGGAACGCGAGCTGCAGAGAGAAGCTGATGACTCCAGAACCTCACAGAGCAACCTGGCACTTGGCTTATCCAGCAGGACCTTAATGCGAAACTGGATACAGAAACAAGTTGTGGACCTTACggaacagcagaagaaaacagtctTACAGATTGTGTATGTTCTTAAACAATGCGTACCTTTACTTCATCGACTACATCTGGCAGTATTCTACATAAGCGGCACTTTTTATCACCTGTCGAAAAGAATTACAGGGATCACATATGTAAGTGGATGTATTTCTTGTTTGAAGGTAGTGTTCACTGCAGTTTTTTTGGCCTCCTTTGGAATGCCACGTGTGTAAACGGGATATAGAATTTGGCTGTAGCTGATTATAACATGGGCAGAGCAGACTGGGTGAGAGGGGAATTTTTAATAGTATGTAGAGGGGTTACGAGTCCCTGTGGTTGAAAGGTTATGGATAATAAATGTGAATGCACTGTCAGAAGTTAATACCTTGTGTAACATCCAGAACACTGTCTAGTCCAGTCTGTCTTCTACATACATAGAAAAAGTGGCTTAATAAATCCATGGGAAATACTTGAATATAGTTTTGAACAAAAATCAGTACACATTTAGATACCATTTTTCTATACAAAGAGCTTAATTTCACAGTCTTTTCAATAAGTAACTTTCCAAAAAACATCAGCCACTGGCCCAAAAATGTGCGTAGACAGAAGACTCCTCAACAATTCCTGATGTCAGTGTGGAAGAGCGGTGTCTGAGTATTTGCTCAGCGCTACATAACAAAGCCAAACCTATCAAAGCAGCAGTTTTGGTGGACAGATTAACTCAAGACAACTGATCCCTACACAAACAGCACTGAAGTGTCGCCTGACTGAATGAGACACATCCAGGACATACTAGCTGTCCTGAGAGACAACAGGTTGATAAGTTCTAGAAATATGTCAATTTTTTGGACAGAAATGAGAATCCTAAATCAAGAATTTATTGATATGGGGAGGGGCATAGTATCATAAAACCCCAGTAACAAAACTTCTCTATTTCTGTGAACTACGTAGCTGCATTTTGGAGGACTGCAAGGAGAAGATCAGAGTATTCGATCAAGTTACAAGTTTCTTGGAATAATTTCACTCTTCCATCTTCTTCTAACAATTGGTGTTCAGATGTACAGCTTCAAACAGAAGCAGAGAGCAAGGCACGAATGGAAACTACACCGCAACCTAGCTCATCAAAAGTATGATTGTTTTTACTTACTAGGAAAGAGGTGGAAGCAATGGTGGGAAATGTAATACCTTTCATGAACAGGGAAAACCCTGTAGTGACACTCTGACTTAAGTTACAACCTGATGCAGTGTAACTTGTGCTGCATTCCTCACCGTTTTAAGCATCTCATAGATTTCATCAtgctttgctttcatgtttttgAGAGCTTCACAAAAAGGATTAATACTTGAAGGGGTTTACCTTAAGATGCTGTTATCAAATATTTCTTACAAGCAGgctaaataaaattaagtaataTATAACTATGTTAATTAGAAATACGACCAAGGAAAAAACTACTGGGCGCCACTCCCGCTGCACTTTGTGTTTGGAAGAACGGAGACATACAACAGCCACACCTTGTGGGCACCTCTTCTGCTGGGAATGCATCACGGAGTGGTGTAACACCAGAGTAAGTACAGAAGGACAAATGGAGACCGGAAGGGGTAAATGTGATGAAATTTCTATGTGACAATACCTGTCAGCCTGAGTGTTGAAGTAATACCCTTTAGCTAAAGCACCCAGAATCCCCACATGAGATTTTGCCAGAACCTACATATTTTATTAGAATAGAATGACTATGCATTACATAGATGAGGTAAATAAGGTGAGCAATTTTCTGTCCCAACCACTGAAATGCAATTGGGCTACTCTGGAAGTCAGACAGGGAGAAAAGTCCTTTGTCTACAGACCTAGGCTATAATTCTGACTGCAAAGAAACAAGAGGGAGTGAGAACGTTCTGAAGTCTTCTTCACCTGACTTCCAGTAAAAAGGAATAAATAGGTTACAACCAAACTAAGTTAGCTCTTACGTGTGGTATTTTAAACTTGAATTTTGCGTTGGATTAATGAAATACAATAGTTTTCATCCATTAAGGTTTTTATAGACATTGTGCAATAAGACATTGTCCATTTGTTTTCTCTAAAGAGTGAAAACTGCTTGCCAGAAACAGAGGCATTGGGTGTTAAGTTACAAATAAAATCTTTGCCAAGAGACTATGTCTGTGCTAGAATTCAGATGTATTACTACAGCTGTTTTAGAAACGAGTGGTGTTTAAATACAGCAATTCAGTACATCTgtctaatttcttttctttttgtagacAGAATGTCCACTGTGCAGAGAGAAGTTTCATCCTCAGAAACTGATCTACTTACGTCACTATCAACTGTAAAGGAAAAATCTATTCTCTTTCATGACAAGGGCCTCAGCTCTCATACCCTTTATGAAGTTGTCATACAGCTTGAATTAGTCCAAGAAAAAGACTTTATTATAAAACTGGTAACTGCCTGTGCAAGGTGgcacttcatttctgttttacatAATAAATCTATTTCTGTCTCTACCCTTCTGTTTCTTCTAACGTGGTTCTTGACCACATTAAAAATGTGTCTTTCTAAAAAGTGCTTAACACAAAGGTAATAGTTTTCTTCACTTTGaacaatgaaaaatttaaatcagATTTCCATTCTCTAAACGTCAGTGTAGATAATGAGTGTTCCAACATTTCATAGCATGCATAAGGTATTAGTAGTTCTACGATTTCTAAGACTCCCTTTCTCCTGTAACGTGAGTCCATGCTGTAGACTTCAGGGGAAAAGGACAAAAGCTGTACACAAATCCTTAGTTTAACTGCAGTGGAAGTTCTGATGATAAATGTATGTCATATACCATTCTGTTCTCATAACAAGGTTAACAATAAAGCAAGTTTCCTTGATTTGACAAACTAAATTTCCCTTAGATCAACAGAAGCAACAAATGCAAACCCATAGTAATGCAGACTACTCTGCACACTGATCAATCAACATCCAGCTTCCAAACTGAAAGCTCTTCTATCACTATTAGATAGCAAGACTTTTCATCAAGTAGTCTAGACA
The Rissa tridactyla isolate bRisTri1 chromosome 16, bRisTri1.patW.cur.20221130, whole genome shotgun sequence genome window above contains:
- the PEX10 gene encoding peroxisome biogenesis factor 10, which codes for MAAAGPARLVRCGQKDELHRSGLRSGAGAALHGLAGAKKWLEWRKEIELLSDVAYFVLTTLSGYQTLGEEYVNIVQVDSTKKRVPSFLRRAVFIALHAVVPYCLEKGLLHLERELQREADDSRTSQSNLALGLSSRTLMRNWIQKQVVDLTEQQKKTVLQIVYVLKQCVPLLHRLHLAVFYISGTFYHLSKRITGITYLHFGGLQGEDQSIRSSYKFLGIISLFHLLLTIGVQMYSFKQKQRARHEWKLHRNLAHQKNTTKEKTTGRHSRCTLCLEERRHTTATPCGHLFCWECITEWCNTRTECPLCREKFHPQKLIYLRHYQL